A single genomic interval of Psychroserpens sp. NJDZ02 harbors:
- a CDS encoding DUF3108 domain-containing protein produces the protein MKKQILIILAIFTASFSFALDQDPAFKGGEWFKFKMSYSGWMKAGNATLQVKETTLNGKPVFHVVGKGWTTGMIKWFFKVEDRYESYFDKNTILPYKFIRKIDEGGHKKNIEIEFDQAKRKALIYNKKHDTKKTLDTKPNVQDMVSTFYYLRNKLDTKTLKEGDEVKLDMFFDEESYGFKLKYLGKENLDTDFGTVETLMFRPYVMAGRVFKEEESLTLWVSNDKNKIPLRVKADLAVGSLRADLVAYAGLKHSFKIIVD, from the coding sequence ATGAAAAAACAAATTCTTATAATCTTAGCAATATTTACTGCTAGTTTTTCTTTCGCATTAGACCAAGACCCTGCATTTAAAGGAGGCGAATGGTTTAAATTTAAAATGAGCTATAGTGGTTGGATGAAAGCAGGTAACGCAACACTTCAAGTCAAGGAGACAACTTTAAACGGTAAGCCTGTGTTTCACGTGGTTGGAAAAGGTTGGACAACAGGTATGATCAAATGGTTTTTTAAAGTAGAAGATCGTTACGAGAGTTATTTTGACAAAAATACCATTTTACCATATAAATTTATTAGAAAAATAGATGAAGGTGGTCATAAAAAAAATATTGAAATAGAGTTTGATCAAGCTAAAAGGAAAGCGCTGATATATAACAAAAAGCATGACACAAAAAAAACATTGGATACCAAGCCTAATGTTCAAGATATGGTGTCTACTTTTTATTATTTGAGGAACAAGTTAGATACCAAAACACTTAAAGAAGGAGATGAAGTTAAGCTAGACATGTTTTTTGACGAAGAAAGTTATGGTTTTAAGTTAAAATATTTAGGAAAAGAAAATTTGGATACTGATTTTGGAACGGTTGAAACTTTAATGTTTAGACCGTATGTAATGGCGGGACGTGTTTTTAAAGAAGAAGAAAGCTTGACGCTTTGGGTGTCTAACGATAAAAATAAAATACCTTTACGTGTCAAGGCTGATTTAGCAGTAGGATCTTTAAGAGCAGATTTAGTTGCTTATGCAGGATTAAAACATAGTTTTAAAATTATAGTAGACTAA
- a CDS encoding tryptophan 2,3-dioxygenase family protein yields the protein MSVDQKLIKQLEEKYNALDQNVNTHLEGLLHSKPIDYWDYIQTDALLNLQVQRTTLPDEMVFLMYHQVNELLFKMILWEIEQVAKQDKITASFFETKIMRISRYFDVLTSSFTVMKDGMDVQQYNEFRNTLTPASGFQSAQYRKIEFASTELINLIDNRFRETIDRNTSLEHAFEHLYWQAAGKDYKTGKKSYTLTVFEAKYKDEFIRFVEFYNTHNLWTIFKSLPQEVREDKDLIKAMRHYDYTVNITWVMAHYNTANHYLNIGGKTAEATGGSEWVKYMHPKYQRRIFFPDLWSKQELQDWGKDV from the coding sequence ATGAGTGTAGATCAAAAATTAATCAAGCAGTTAGAAGAAAAATATAACGCATTAGACCAGAATGTTAATACGCATTTAGAAGGTTTATTGCATAGTAAGCCTATTGATTATTGGGACTATATTCAGACTGATGCGCTTTTAAACCTGCAAGTGCAACGTACAACGTTACCTGACGAAATGGTCTTTTTAATGTATCATCAAGTTAACGAACTGCTGTTTAAAATGATTTTATGGGAAATAGAGCAGGTCGCAAAACAAGATAAAATAACAGCTTCTTTTTTTGAAACTAAGATCATGCGGATTAGCCGTTATTTTGATGTGTTAACGTCTTCTTTTACTGTAATGAAAGATGGTATGGATGTCCAGCAGTATAATGAATTTAGAAATACACTAACACCTGCAAGTGGGTTTCAATCGGCGCAATACCGTAAAATCGAATTTGCATCTACCGAGTTGATTAATCTTATCGATAACCGATTTAGAGAAACCATAGATCGCAACACATCTTTGGAGCACGCTTTTGAACATTTATACTGGCAAGCGGCAGGAAAGGACTACAAAACAGGTAAAAAAAGCTATACATTAACAGTTTTTGAAGCTAAATACAAAGACGAATTTATTAGATTTGTAGAATTCTATAACACACATAATTTGTGGACTATCTTTAAAAGTTTGCCACAAGAGGTTAGAGAAGACAAAGATTTAATCAAAGCAATGCGTCATTACGATTACACAGTAAATATTACTTGGGTAATGGCACATTATAACACAGCGAATCACTATTTAAATATTGGTGGTAAAACAGCTGAAGCAACAGGAGGAAGTGAATGGGTAAAATACATGCATCCAAAGTATCAAAGACGAATATTTTTTCCAGACCTATGGAGCAAGCAAGAATTGCAAGATTGGGGAAAAGATGTCTAA
- a CDS encoding peptidoglycan DD-metalloendopeptidase family protein, translated as MEQARIARLGKRCLIVLVSTLTIVSCKEEKKEPLEIVSVIEPVELYEFGFKLDDYVVKRDTIRKGDSFGEILQRNQIDYSKIYQIAEQTKDSFDIRRLQVGKPYTLLCSNDSLQQPKCFIYQPSKTDYVVINFQDSIHAYSDSKPIKFVEKEVSGVIESNISEAFAKQGKSVLLAYKMSDIYAWTIDFSRLQKKDNFKVVYTEKYIDDSIYAGIDNIKAAYFQHSGEDFYAFEFETDTVNGLKDYFTEDAKNLRRAFLKAPVEYKRISSRYNLNRRIALYGNRVRPHKGTDFAAGIGTPIRATANGTVIQSRYSKSAGNFVAVKHNSIYTTKYFHMQKRNAKVGDFVRQGDIIGYVGMTGNTSGPHVCYRFWKNGKEVDPFKQKLPEAEPISDSLKTKYLEFIKPLKTQLDAIDFILPIEEEQILDVQTITENSITYTK; from the coding sequence ATGGAGCAAGCAAGAATTGCAAGATTGGGGAAAAGATGTCTAATAGTACTAGTTTCAACATTAACGATTGTTAGTTGTAAAGAGGAAAAAAAAGAACCATTAGAAATCGTTTCGGTAATAGAGCCTGTGGAGCTTTATGAATTTGGTTTTAAGTTGGACGATTATGTTGTAAAACGGGATACTATCAGAAAAGGAGATAGTTTTGGAGAGATTTTGCAACGCAATCAAATAGATTATTCTAAAATATATCAAATAGCAGAACAAACTAAAGATAGTTTTGATATTAGGCGTTTACAAGTAGGTAAACCTTATACGTTGTTGTGTTCTAATGATTCTCTGCAACAGCCAAAATGTTTTATATATCAACCGTCTAAAACAGACTACGTTGTTATAAATTTTCAAGATTCTATTCATGCTTATTCTGATTCAAAACCAATAAAGTTTGTAGAAAAAGAAGTGTCTGGTGTTATCGAGTCTAATATATCAGAAGCATTTGCAAAACAAGGTAAAAGTGTATTGTTAGCTTATAAAATGTCAGATATTTACGCTTGGACTATAGATTTTTCTCGACTTCAAAAAAAGGATAACTTTAAGGTGGTTTACACCGAAAAATATATTGATGATAGTATCTATGCGGGGATTGATAATATAAAAGCAGCCTATTTTCAGCATAGTGGAGAAGATTTTTATGCTTTCGAATTTGAGACAGATACTGTAAATGGGTTAAAAGATTATTTTACGGAAGATGCCAAAAATCTGCGTCGTGCCTTTTTAAAAGCGCCAGTAGAATATAAACGTATTTCATCTAGATATAATTTAAATCGTCGGATTGCTTTATATGGTAATCGTGTGCGTCCTCACAAAGGGACGGATTTTGCAGCCGGTATAGGAACACCAATTAGAGCCACTGCAAACGGAACAGTTATTCAGTCTCGTTACAGTAAGTCTGCGGGTAATTTTGTAGCGGTAAAGCATAACAGTATTTACACTACTAAATATTTTCATATGCAAAAAAGAAACGCCAAAGTTGGAGACTTTGTAAGACAAGGCGATATAATTGGTTATGTGGGGATGACAGGTAATACTTCTGGTCCTCATGTGTGTTATCGTTTTTGGAAAAATGGAAAAGAAGTGGATCCTTTTAAGCAAAAATTGCCAGAAGCAGAGCCTATTTCTGATAGTTTAAAAACAAAGTATTTGGAGTTTATAAAACCGTTGAAAACACAATTAGACGCTATTGATTTTATATTACCGATAGAAGAGGAGCAGATTTTAGATGTTCAAACCATCACAGAAAACTCAATTACATATACTAAATAA
- the pgi gene encoding glucose-6-phosphate isomerase, protein MALPSINPTSTKAWKKLEAHFEIAKGLKMKDLFAQNTERANQMTIKWEDFYVDYSKNRITSETITLLLELAEETKLKEAIQAQFSGQVINKTEGREVLHTALRAKATDVIVVDGKNVMPEIFEVKQKIEDFSNQVISGHLKGYTNKVFTDVVNIGIGGSDLGPAMVVESLQFYKNHLTTHFVSNIDGDHVNEVLKKLNPETTLFVIVSKTFTTQETLSNANTIRTWFLKHANQEDVAKHFVAVSTNEEKVKDFGINENNIFPMWNWVGGRFSLWSAVGLTISLSVGYENFDSLLEGANKMDTHFKTADFDQNIPVVLALLSVWYNNFFKAESEAVIPYTQYLTQFATYLQQGIMESNGKSVDRNGVPVNYQTGTLIWGEPGSNSQHAFFQLIHQGTKLIPADFIGFAQSLYGDHDHQDKLMSNYFAQTEALLNGKTKEEVEAEFRGQKVSEEKIKDLTPFKVFEGNKPTNTIFIKKLTPESLGKLIAMYEHKIFVQGVIWNIYSYDQFGVELGKQLANKILKEFDAPDFTNHDASTLNLLELYKKLR, encoded by the coding sequence ATGGCATTACCATCAATCAACCCAACAAGTACAAAAGCTTGGAAAAAATTAGAAGCACATTTTGAAATTGCAAAAGGTTTAAAAATGAAAGATTTATTTGCTCAGAATACTGAAAGAGCAAATCAAATGACTATTAAGTGGGAAGATTTTTATGTTGATTATTCAAAAAACAGAATAACCTCAGAAACTATTACATTGCTTTTAGAGTTAGCAGAAGAGACTAAGTTGAAAGAAGCTATTCAGGCACAATTTTCTGGACAAGTTATCAATAAAACAGAAGGTAGAGAGGTGTTACATACGGCTTTACGTGCTAAAGCAACAGATGTTATTGTAGTAGATGGAAAAAATGTAATGCCTGAGATTTTTGAGGTGAAACAAAAAATTGAAGATTTTTCTAACCAAGTCATTTCAGGACATTTAAAAGGATATACAAATAAAGTCTTTACTGATGTTGTAAATATAGGTATTGGAGGTAGTGATTTAGGACCAGCGATGGTAGTGGAGTCGCTTCAGTTTTATAAAAATCACCTAACAACTCATTTTGTAAGTAATATTGATGGGGATCATGTTAACGAGGTTTTAAAAAAACTAAATCCTGAAACAACGTTGTTTGTGATCGTTTCAAAAACATTTACAACACAAGAGACATTATCTAATGCTAATACTATTAGAACCTGGTTTTTAAAGCATGCTAATCAGGAAGATGTGGCAAAGCATTTTGTCGCTGTATCTACTAATGAAGAAAAAGTAAAGGACTTTGGAATAAATGAAAATAACATCTTTCCGATGTGGAATTGGGTTGGTGGCCGTTTTTCACTTTGGAGTGCTGTAGGATTGACTATTAGTTTATCTGTAGGTTACGAAAATTTCGATTCGCTTTTAGAAGGGGCCAATAAAATGGATACCCATTTTAAAACAGCAGATTTTGATCAAAATATTCCAGTTGTTTTGGCATTATTAAGTGTTTGGTATAATAATTTTTTCAAGGCAGAAAGTGAGGCAGTAATACCTTATACCCAATATTTAACGCAGTTTGCAACATATTTGCAACAAGGGATAATGGAGAGTAATGGTAAAAGTGTGGATCGTAATGGAGTGCCCGTAAATTATCAGACAGGAACATTAATCTGGGGAGAGCCAGGTTCAAATTCGCAACATGCTTTTTTTCAGTTAATACATCAAGGAACTAAGTTGATTCCTGCAGATTTTATAGGTTTCGCACAATCATTGTATGGTGATCATGATCACCAAGATAAATTGATGTCCAATTATTTTGCCCAGACGGAAGCTTTGTTAAACGGAAAAACAAAAGAAGAGGTTGAGGCAGAATTTCGTGGTCAAAAGGTTTCAGAAGAAAAAATAAAAGATCTAACACCGTTTAAGGTTTTTGAAGGTAATAAACCGACAAATACAATCTTCATAAAAAAACTAACTCCAGAAAGTTTAGGAAAATTAATAGCCATGTACGAACATAAAATATTTGTACAAGGTGTTATTTGGAATATCTACAGTTATGATCAATTTGGAGTCGAATTGGGTAAGCAATTAGCCAATAAAATCTTAAAAGAATTTGATGCGCCCGACTTTACTAATCATGATGCTTCCACTTTAAATTTGTTAGAATTATATAAAAAATTAAGGTAA